Within the Streptomyces sp. R41 genome, the region TGCTCTCCGGCGCCTACCACCCCGACGCCGGGCGTGTCCTCGTCGACGGCGAGGAGGTCCGTATCCAGGGTGCGCAGGACTCCGAGCGCCTCGGGATCGCGACCATCTACCAGGAGTTCAACCTCGTCCCCGATCTCACGGTCGCCGAGAACATCTTCCTGGGCCGGCAGCCGCGCCGCTTCGGGATGATCGACCGCAGGACGATGGAGGCCGAAGCCGCCGAGCTGCTGAAGCGGGTCGGGGTGAACGTGTCCCCGCGCGCACGGGTGCGCGAACTCGGAATCGCACGCCTGCAGATGGTCGAAATCGCGAAGGCGCTGAGCCTGAACGCACGCGTCCTGATCATGGACGAGCCGACCGCGGTGCTCACCTCCGAAGAGGTCGAAAAACTCTTCACCATCGTGCGCCAGCTGCGCGAGGAGGGAGTCGGCATCGTCTTCATCACGCACCATCTGGAAGAAATCGCCGCCCTGGGAGACCGGGTCACGGTCATCCGGGACGGCAAGAGCGTCGGCCAGGTCCCCGCGTCCACGCCCGAGGACGAACTCGTACGCCTCATGGTGGGCCGGTCCATCGAACAGCAGTACCCGCGCGAACGGGCGGATGCCGGGACCGCGTTGCTCACCGTCGAGGGGCTCACCAAGGACGGTGTCTTCCACGATGTGAGCTTCGAGGTGCGGGCCGGTGAGGTCGTCGGCATCGCGGGTCTCGTGGGAGCCGGACGCACCGAGGTCGTCCGCGCGGTCTTCGGCGCCGATCCGTACGACAAGGGCGCCGTGAAGGTCGCCGGCTCCGCGCTGCGCCGCCACGACGTGAACGCCGCCATGGAGGCCGGCATCGGGCTCGTCCCCGAGGACCGCAAGGGCCAGGGACTCGTCCTGGACGCCTCCGTCGAGGAGAACCTCGGCCTGGTCACGATGCGCGCCGCCACCCGCGGCGGGCTCGTCGACCTCAAGGGCCAGCGGGAGGCCGCCGCGCGGATCGCCGAGCAGCTCGGCGTCCGGATGGCGGGCCTCGGCCAGCATGTGCGCACCCTCTCCGGTGGCAACCAGCAGAAGGTCGTCATCGGCAAGTGGCTGCTCGCCGACACCAAGGTGCTGATCCTCGACGAGCCGACCCGCGGCATCGACGTCGGCGCCAAGGTCGAGATCTACCAGCTGATCAACGAACTGACGGCCGCCGGTGCCGCCGTCCTGATGATCTCCAGCGATCTGCCCGAGGTGCTCGGCATGAGCGACCGGGTCCTGGTGATGGCCCAGGGCCGGATCGCGGGCGAACTCTCCGCCGACGAGGCGACACAGGACTCCGTGATGGCCCTCGCCGTCAGCACGCACACTGAAAGGGAGGCCCTCGGTGGCCACTGACACGCATCTGCGCACATCGGGCGCGAGTGGCGCCTCGGCGGTCCGCCGCCTCCTGCTCGACAACGGAGCGCTCACCGCGCTCATCGCCCTCGTCATCGCGATGTCGGCACTCTCCGGCGACTTCCTGACGACGGACAACCTGCTCAACATCGGCGTCCAGGCGGCCGTCACCGCCATCCTCGCCTTCGGCGTCACCTTCGTGATCGTCTCGGCGGGCATCGACCTGTCGGTCGGCTCGGTCGCCGCGCTGTCGGCCACCGTCCTTGCCTGGATGGCGACTTCAGAAGGTGTGCCGGTCTGGATCGCGATGATCCTCGCGGTCGCCACCGGCATGGCGTGCGGCCTGGTCAACGGCGTACTGATCGCCTACGGGAAGCTGCCGCCGTTCATCGCGACGCTCGCCATGCTCTCGGTGGGCCGCGGCCTGTCCCTGGTGATCTCGCAGGGCAGCCCGATCGCCTTCCCCGACTCGGTCTCGCACCTCGGTGACACGCTCGGCGGCTGGCTGCCGGTGCCTGTCCTCGTCATGGTCGTCATGGGCCTGATCACGGCCGTGATCCTGGGCCGCACGTACATCGGCCGCTCCATGTACGCGATCGGCGGCAACGAGGAGGCCGCGCGCCTGTCGGGCCTGCGGGTGAAGAAGCAGAAGCTCGCGATCTACGCCCTCTCCGGTCTCTTCGCGGCCGCCGCGGGCATCGTGCTCGCCTCCCGGCTCTCCTCCGCGCAGCCGCAGGCCGCGCAGGGCTACGAGCTCGACGCGATCGCCGCGGTCGTCATCGGCGGCGCCTCGCTCGCGGGCGGTACGGGCAAGGCGTCCGGGACGCTGATCGGCGCGCTGATCCTGGCGGTGCTGCGCAACGGGCTCAACCTCCTGTCCGTGTCCGCCTTCTGGCAGCAGGTCGTCATCGGTGTCGTGATCGCGCTGGCGGTGCTGCTCGACACGGTGCGGCGCAAGGCCGGGGCGACCCCGGTGGCCGCCGGTGCCGGCGCGCCGGGCGGCAAGGGCAAGCAGGCGGCGACGTACATCATCGCGGCCGTGGTCGCGGCGGCGGTCGTCGGTGCGATGTCCTTCCTGCACAACGGCTCGTCCTCGTCGACGACCCAGAAGGTGGGCCTGTCGCTGTCGACCCTGAACAACCCCTTCTTCGTCCAGATCAAGGCGGGCGCTCAGCAGGAGGCCAAGAAGCTGGGCGTGGACCTGACCGTCACCGACGCGCAGAACGACGCCTCGCAGCAGGCCAACCAGCTGCAGAACTTCACCAGCTCGGGCCTCGGTTCGATCATCGTCAACCCGGTGGACTCGGACGCGGCGGGCCCGGCGGTCCGCGCGGCGAACAAGGCCGACATCCCCGTCGTCGGCGTCGACCGCGGGGTGAACAAGGCGGACACGGCCGCACTCGTCGCCTCCGACAACGTCGCGGGCGGCGAGCTGGGCGCCAAGGCGCTCGCCGAGAAGCTGGGCGGCAAGGGCAAGATCGTGATCCTGCAGGGCCTGGCCGGTACGTCCGCGAGCCGCGAGCGCGGCGCGGGCTTCGCCGAGGGCCTGAAGGCCTACCCCGGCATCCAGGTCGTCGCCCAGCAGCCCGCGGACTTCGACCGCACCAAGGGTCTCGACGTGATGACGAACCTGCTCCAGGCGCACCCCGACATCCAGGGCGTCTTCGCCGAGAACGACGAGATGGCGCTCGGCGCGATCAAGGCGCTCGGCTCCAAGGCGGGCAAGTCGGTCTCCGTCATCGGCTTCGACGGCACCCCCGACGGTCTGAAGGCGGTTGAGGCGGGCACCCTGTACGCGTCCGTCGCCCAGCAGCCCAAGGAGCTCGGCCGGATCGCGGTGGACAACGCGCTGAAGGCCGCCGAGGGCAAGAAGGTCCAGGAGACGGTGAAGGTGCCGGTGAAGGTGGTCACCAAGGAGAACGTGGCCGGGTTCGGCGGCTGACCGTCGCCGCCCGGCGGACGGCAGGCGGTACGGGCGGATCCCGACGGGATCCGCCCGTACCCGCGCACCAACTCACCTATACAGGGAGACAGTTCATGTACGACTACGACCTTCTGGTCGTGGGATCGGCCAACGCCGACCTGGTGATCGGGGTCGAGCGGAGGCCCGCGGCCGGGGAGACGGTGCTCGGCTCCGACCTCGCCGTCCACCCCGGCGGCAAGGGCGCCAACCAGGCGGTCGCCGCCGCCCGCCTCGGGGCCCGTACGGCCCTGCTGGCCCGGGTCGGCGACGACGCGCACGGCCGGCTGCTGCTCGACTCGCAGCGGGAGGCCGGCGTCGACACCGTGGGCGTGCTGGTCGGCGGGGCGCCCACCGGGGTCGCGCTGATCACGGTGGACCCGTCCGGGGACAACAGCATCGTGGTCTCGCCGGGGGCCAACGGCCGGCTCACCCCGGACGACGTGCGGGCCGCCGGAAGCCTCTTCCAGGCCTCCCGGGTGGTCTCGGCGCAGCTGGAGATCCCGCTGGAGACGGTCGTGGAAGTCGTACGGAATCTGGCTCCCGACAGCCGCTTCGTACTGAACCCCTCGCCGCCGCGCCCACTGCCCGCCGAGGTCCTCGCGGCCTGCGACCCGCTGATCGTGAACGAGCACGAGGCACGAGTGATCGTCGGCACGGCTCTCGGGGACTCCCCCGAGGACTGGGCGACGGCCCTGCTGGCCCTCGGCCCGCGCTCGGTGGTCGTCACGCTCGGCGCGGAGGGCGCGCTCGTGGCCTCCGCGGACGGCGTCGCCCGAGTGCCGTCGGTGAAGGTCGAGGCAGTGGACACGACAGGGGCGGGCGACGCGTTCACGGCGGCGCTGGCCTGGCGGCTGGGGCGGTCGGAGTCCCTGTCCGACGCCGCCGCGTACGCCGCCCGGGTCGGGGCCGCCGCCGTCACCCGCCCCGGCGCCCAGGAGTCCTTCCCCACCGCCGAGGCGGTCGTGTCCCTGTGAAGAAGGCCGGAATCCTGAACCGTCATCTCGCGGGCGCCCTCGCCGAACTGGGGCACGGGCACGAGGTCCTGGTGTGCGACGCGGGGATGCCGATACCGGCGGGGCCGCGTGTGGTGGATCTGGCCTTCCGGGCCGGGGTGCCGTCCTTCGCCGAGGTGCTCGACGGGCTGCTGGACGAACTGGTGGTGGAGGGCGCGACGGCCGCCACCGAGGTCCGTGACGCGAACCCGCGGGCAACGGCGCTGCTGGAGGGACATTTCCCCACCCTGGAGCTGGTCCCGCACGAGAAACTGAAGGCGCTGTCGGCACACGCGCGCCTGATCGTCCGCACCGGCGAGGCGCGGCCGTACGCGAACGTACTGCTGCGCTGCGGAGTGTTCTTCTGAGCCGCCGCCGAACGGCCTGCAAAAAACTTCGAGGGGCCCGGTCCGTCGACCGGGCCCCTCGGCTTTCCCCTCCGTATCAGAACCCCCGCGATCCCCCCAGATCCCCCTCCAGAAGTCCTGATGCCAAGTACGACCCGCGAGGTGGGGGAAGGGTTGCACGGTCTTCTGAGAAATTTTTCCGACCCTCGGACGGCGTGCCCAGGTCCTCCGACGGCGTGCCACCGACCTCAGGCGGCGTGTCCGAGGAACCGGTCCACCGTCTCCGCCAGAACCTCCCGCCCGTCCCGAGCCCACAGCGCGTCGTTGAAGAGCTCGACCTCGATCGGGCCGTCGTAGCCCGCCGCCTCCACGTAGGAGCGCCACTCGCGCATGTCGATGGAGCCGTCGCCGAGCTGGCCGCGGCCGTTGAGAACGCCCTCGGGCAGTGGGGTGGTCCAGTCGGCCAGCTGGAAGGTGTGGATACGGCCGGAGGTGCCCGCGCGGGCGATCTGGGCGGGGGCCGTGTCGTCCCACCAGATGTGGTACGTGTCGACGGTGACGCCCACCTGATCCGCGGGGAAGCGTTCCGCGAGGTCCAGGGCCTGGGCCAGGGTCGATACGACGCAGCGGTCGGCGGCGTACATGGGGTGGAGGGGTTCGATGGCCAGGCGTACGGCGCGCTCGGCCGCGTAGGGGCCCAGCTCGGCCAGTGCGTCGGCGATGCGCTCCCGGGCGCCGTGCAGGTCCTTGGAGCCGGCCGGCAGACCGCCCGAGACCAGGACCAGGGTGTCCGTGCCGAGGGTCGCCGCCTCGTCGATCGCCGCCCGGTTGTCGTCCAGGGCACGGGCGCGCTCGGCCGGGTCGATCGCCGTGAAGAAGCCTCCCCGGCACAGGGTCGTCACCGCGAGGCCCGCGTCGCGGACCAGCTTGGCGGTCGCCTCGACGCCGTACGACTGGACGGGCTCGCGCCAGAGACCGACGCCCGGTACGCCCAACTCCAGGCAGGCTTCGACCAGTTCGGGCATCGACAGCTGCTTGACCGTCATCTGGTTGATGGAGAAGCGGGCGAGACTCATGGGGTCACTCCGTACAGGGCGAGCAGGGTCTTCATGCGCGCTTCGGCCAGCTCCGGGTTCGGGAACAGGCCCAGGCCGTCGGCCAGTTCGTAGGCACGTGCGAAGTGCGGGAGCGAGCGGGCCGACTGCAGCCCGCCGACCATGGTGAAGTGTTCCTGGTGTCCGGCCAGCCAGGCCAGGAGGACGACGCCCGTCTTGTAGAAGCGGGTCGGGGTCTGGAAGAGGTGGCGGGACAACTCGACCGTGGGGTCGAGGAGTTCGCGAAAGCCCTTGGCGTCGCCCGTGTCCAGGACCCGTACCGCCTGCGCGGCCAGCGGGCCCAGCGGGTCGAAGATGCCGAGCAGGGCGTGGCTGAAGCCCTGCTCGTCGCCCGCGATCAGCTCGGGGTAGTGGAAGTCGTCGCCCGTGTAGCAGCGCACGCCGTGCGGGAGCCTGCGGCGCAGGTCGATCTCCCGCTGGGCGTCCAGCAGGGAGACCTTGATGCCGTCGACCTTGTCCGGGTGGGCGGCGATGACCTGCAAGAACACCTCCGTGGCCGCGTCCAGGTCGCTCGACCCCCAGTAGCCCTCGAGGGCCGGGTCGAACATCGGGCCCAGCCAGTGCAGGATCACCGGGTCGGCGGCCTGGCGGAGCAGATGGCCGTAGACGTCGAGGTAGTCCTCGGGGCCGGAGGCAGCCGCCGTCAGGGCCCGCGAGGCCATGAGGATCGCCTGCGCGCCCGACTCCTCGACGAGGGCGAGCTGCTCCTCGTACGCGGCCCGGACCTGCGCCAGGGACGCCGGGCCCACCAGCTGGTCCGTGCCGACGCCGCACGCGATGCGGCCGCCGACCGCCTTCGCCTCGGCGGCGGACCGGCGGATCAGCTCCGCCGCGCCCGCCCAGTCCAGGCCCATCCCGCGCTGCGCGGTGTCCATGGCCTCGGCCACGCCCAGCCCGTGGGACCACAGGTGGCGGCGGAAGGCGAGGGTCGCGTCCCAGTCGACGGCGGCGGGCGCGTCGGGCGAGACGTCCGCGTACGGATCGGCGACGACGTGCGCGGCCGAGAAGACCGTGCGGGAGGTGAAGGGCGCGCCGGTGGTGAGGGCGAGCGGGGCGATGCGCGGCTCGTACGACCGCAGTCGGCCCGTCGCGTCCGGGAGTTGGATGGTCACAGGGCGATCTCCGGTACGTCGAGACGGCGGCCCTCCGCCGAGGACTTCAGGCCCAGTTCGGCGAGCTGGACGCCGCGGGCGCCGGCGAGGAGGTCCCAGTGGTAGGGGGCGTCGGCGTAGACGTGGCGCAGGAAGAGTTCCCACTGGGCCTTGAAGCCGTTGTCGAACTCGGCGTTGTCGGGGACCTCCTGCCACTGGTCGCGGAAGGAATAGGTGGCCGGGATGTCCGGGTTCCAGACCGGCTTGGGCGTGGAACTGCGGTGCTGGACACGGCAGTTGCGCAGCCCGGCGACGGCCGAGCCCTCCGTGCCGTCGACCTGGAATTCGACCAGCTCGTCGCGGTTGACGCGTACGGCCCAGGAGGAGTTGATCTGGGCGATGGCGCCGCCCTCCAGCTCGAAGATGCCGTACGCGGCGTCGTCGGCCGTGGCGTCGTACGGCTTGTCCTGCTCGTCCCAGCGCTGCGGGATGTGGGTGGCGGTGAGCGCCTGGACGGAGGTGACGCGGCCGAACAGCTCGTGCAGGACGTACTCCCAGTGCGGGAACATGTCGACGACGATGCCGCCGCCGTCCTCGGCGCGGTAGTTCCAGGAGGGGCGTTGGGCCTGCTGCCAGTCGCCCTCGAAGACCCAGTAGCCGAACTCCCCGCGGATGGAGAGGATCCGGCCGAAGAAGCCGCCGTCGATGAGGCGCTTGAGCTTGAGCAGCCCGGGGAGGAAGAGCTTGTCCTGGACGACGCCGTGCTTGATGCCGGCGGCGTGCGCGAGCCGGGCCAGCTCCAGGGCGCCGTCGAGGCCGGTCGCGGTCGGCTTCTCGGTGTAGACGTGCTTGCCGGCGGCGATGGCCTTCTTGATCGCCTCCTCGCGGGCGGAGGTGACCTGCGCGTCGAAGTAGAGGTCGACGCTCGGGTCGGCGAGGACCGCGTCCACGTCCGTCGACCAGTGCTCCAGGCCGTGCCGCTCGGCGAGCGCCTTCAGGGCGTGCTCGCGGCGGCCCACGAGGACGGGTTCGGGCCACAGCACGGTGCCGTCGCCCAGGTCGAGGCCGCCCTGGTCGCGCAGGGCGAGGATCGAGCGGACGAGGTGCTGGCGGTAGCCCATGCGTCCCGTCACGCCGTTCATGGCGATACGCACCGTCTTGCGTGTCACGTCATTCCCTTCGTACGCGGGTTCCGCGCCGCGTACGCCCCACGGTGAGCGTGAGTCCCACGGTAAGTGTGAGGCTCCACTGGTGAGCGCGACAGCAAGCGCTTTCTATCCAAGAAGAAGCTAGCCTCTGTCCAGCCGATTGGACAAGACCATGCGGGCGACGAGATGTTCGACCCTCCGGACGGCTGGACGCGGGGGGCGTACGCGCGGTCGGATGTACCCGCATATGACAGCCGAGCTCGAGGACGTACGACGGCCATGCTTGAGGACGTATGGCAGCCGTCCTTGGGGATGTACGACAGCCGTGCTCGAGGACGTATGACAGCCGTCCTTGAGGACGAGACAACGAGATGCGTGACCGGAGGACGACGAGATGACCGTGACCCTGGCGGACGTGGCGGCGCGTGCGCAGGTCTCGCCCGCGACCGTGTCCCGGGTGCTGAACGGGAACTATCCCGTCGCGGCGTCCACGCGTGAGCGGGTACTGCGCGCGGTGGACGAGCTGGACTATGTACTGAACGGGCCCGCGAGTTCGCTGGCCGCGGCGACGTCCGACCTCGTCGGGATCCTCGTCAACGACATCGCCGACCCCTTCTTCGGGATCATGGCGGCCGCGATCCAGTCGGAGATCGGCGGCCCCGGGGGGCGCGCGGGCGGGGAACGGCTCGGAGTCGTGTGCAACACCGGCGGCTCCCCGGAGCGTGAACTCACCTACCTCACGCTCCTTCAGCGCCAGCGCGCCGCCGCGGTCGTCCTGACCGGCGGCGCCGTCGAGGACACCTCGCACGCCTCCGCCGTCGCCGCGAAGCTGCGCAAGCTGGCCGAGGCGGGCACCCGGGTCGTCCTGTGCGGACGGCCGCCCGCGCCCGAGGCCGTCGACGCGATCGCGCTCACCTTCG harbors:
- a CDS encoding sugar ABC transporter ATP-binding protein translates to MSNLDELLRIEGIRKTFPGVVALDSVDFDLRRGEVHVLLGENGAGKSTLIKMLSGAYHPDAGRVLVDGEEVRIQGAQDSERLGIATIYQEFNLVPDLTVAENIFLGRQPRRFGMIDRRTMEAEAAELLKRVGVNVSPRARVRELGIARLQMVEIAKALSLNARVLIMDEPTAVLTSEEVEKLFTIVRQLREEGVGIVFITHHLEEIAALGDRVTVIRDGKSVGQVPASTPEDELVRLMVGRSIEQQYPRERADAGTALLTVEGLTKDGVFHDVSFEVRAGEVVGIAGLVGAGRTEVVRAVFGADPYDKGAVKVAGSALRRHDVNAAMEAGIGLVPEDRKGQGLVLDASVEENLGLVTMRAATRGGLVDLKGQREAAARIAEQLGVRMAGLGQHVRTLSGGNQQKVVIGKWLLADTKVLILDEPTRGIDVGAKVEIYQLINELTAAGAAVLMISSDLPEVLGMSDRVLVMAQGRIAGELSADEATQDSVMALAVSTHTEREALGGH
- a CDS encoding substrate-binding domain-containing protein, with amino-acid sequence MATDTHLRTSGASGASAVRRLLLDNGALTALIALVIAMSALSGDFLTTDNLLNIGVQAAVTAILAFGVTFVIVSAGIDLSVGSVAALSATVLAWMATSEGVPVWIAMILAVATGMACGLVNGVLIAYGKLPPFIATLAMLSVGRGLSLVISQGSPIAFPDSVSHLGDTLGGWLPVPVLVMVVMGLITAVILGRTYIGRSMYAIGGNEEAARLSGLRVKKQKLAIYALSGLFAAAAGIVLASRLSSAQPQAAQGYELDAIAAVVIGGASLAGGTGKASGTLIGALILAVLRNGLNLLSVSAFWQQVVIGVVIALAVLLDTVRRKAGATPVAAGAGAPGGKGKQAATYIIAAVVAAAVVGAMSFLHNGSSSSTTQKVGLSLSTLNNPFFVQIKAGAQQEAKKLGVDLTVTDAQNDASQQANQLQNFTSSGLGSIIVNPVDSDAAGPAVRAANKADIPVVGVDRGVNKADTAALVASDNVAGGELGAKALAEKLGGKGKIVILQGLAGTSASRERGAGFAEGLKAYPGIQVVAQQPADFDRTKGLDVMTNLLQAHPDIQGVFAENDEMALGAIKALGSKAGKSVSVIGFDGTPDGLKAVEAGTLYASVAQQPKELGRIAVDNALKAAEGKKVQETVKVPVKVVTKENVAGFGG
- a CDS encoding ribokinase, which gives rise to MYDYDLLVVGSANADLVIGVERRPAAGETVLGSDLAVHPGGKGANQAVAAARLGARTALLARVGDDAHGRLLLDSQREAGVDTVGVLVGGAPTGVALITVDPSGDNSIVVSPGANGRLTPDDVRAAGSLFQASRVVSAQLEIPLETVVEVVRNLAPDSRFVLNPSPPRPLPAEVLAACDPLIVNEHEARVIVGTALGDSPEDWATALLALGPRSVVVTLGAEGALVASADGVARVPSVKVEAVDTTGAGDAFTAALAWRLGRSESLSDAAAYAARVGAAAVTRPGAQESFPTAEAVVSL
- the rbsD gene encoding D-ribose pyranase; this encodes MKKAGILNRHLAGALAELGHGHEVLVCDAGMPIPAGPRVVDLAFRAGVPSFAEVLDGLLDELVVEGATAATEVRDANPRATALLEGHFPTLELVPHEKLKALSAHARLIVRTGEARPYANVLLRCGVFF
- a CDS encoding sugar phosphate isomerase/epimerase family protein: MSLARFSINQMTVKQLSMPELVEACLELGVPGVGLWREPVQSYGVEATAKLVRDAGLAVTTLCRGGFFTAIDPAERARALDDNRAAIDEAATLGTDTLVLVSGGLPAGSKDLHGARERIADALAELGPYAAERAVRLAIEPLHPMYAADRCVVSTLAQALDLAERFPADQVGVTVDTYHIWWDDTAPAQIARAGTSGRIHTFQLADWTTPLPEGVLNGRGQLGDGSIDMREWRSYVEAAGYDGPIEVELFNDALWARDGREVLAETVDRFLGHAA
- a CDS encoding dihydrodipicolinate synthase family protein; the encoded protein is MTIQLPDATGRLRSYEPRIAPLALTTGAPFTSRTVFSAAHVVADPYADVSPDAPAAVDWDATLAFRRHLWSHGLGVAEAMDTAQRGMGLDWAGAAELIRRSAAEAKAVGGRIACGVGTDQLVGPASLAQVRAAYEEQLALVEESGAQAILMASRALTAAASGPEDYLDVYGHLLRQAADPVILHWLGPMFDPALEGYWGSSDLDAATEVFLQVIAAHPDKVDGIKVSLLDAQREIDLRRRLPHGVRCYTGDDFHYPELIAGDEQGFSHALLGIFDPLGPLAAQAVRVLDTGDAKGFRELLDPTVELSRHLFQTPTRFYKTGVVLLAWLAGHQEHFTMVGGLQSARSLPHFARAYELADGLGLFPNPELAEARMKTLLALYGVTP
- a CDS encoding Gfo/Idh/MocA family protein — encoded protein: MTRKTVRIAMNGVTGRMGYRQHLVRSILALRDQGGLDLGDGTVLWPEPVLVGRREHALKALAERHGLEHWSTDVDAVLADPSVDLYFDAQVTSAREEAIKKAIAAGKHVYTEKPTATGLDGALELARLAHAAGIKHGVVQDKLFLPGLLKLKRLIDGGFFGRILSIRGEFGYWVFEGDWQQAQRPSWNYRAEDGGGIVVDMFPHWEYVLHELFGRVTSVQALTATHIPQRWDEQDKPYDATADDAAYGIFELEGGAIAQINSSWAVRVNRDELVEFQVDGTEGSAVAGLRNCRVQHRSSTPKPVWNPDIPATYSFRDQWQEVPDNAEFDNGFKAQWELFLRHVYADAPYHWDLLAGARGVQLAELGLKSSAEGRRLDVPEIAL
- a CDS encoding LacI family DNA-binding transcriptional regulator — protein: MTVTLADVAARAQVSPATVSRVLNGNYPVAASTRERVLRAVDELDYVLNGPASSLAAATSDLVGILVNDIADPFFGIMAAAIQSEIGGPGGRAGGERLGVVCNTGGSPERELTYLTLLQRQRAAAVVLTGGAVEDTSHASAVAAKLRKLAEAGTRVVLCGRPPAPEAVDAIALTFDNRGGGQQLTEHLIGLGHRRLGYIAGPEERTTTRHRLEGHRAALAAHGIEDDPQHTVYGRYDRRSGYEATLELLRRDPSLTAVVAANDTVALGACAALRDSGLRIPDDVSVAGFDDLPFSIDAVPALTTVRLPLSEAGARAGRIAMGREEPPPGGIATVRGELMVRGSTGGPRA